From Pseudomonas hormoni:
TTGCTGGTCAGTCGCCAGGGCGGCGGAAATTATGTGGTGGAATCACTGGGCACGACCTTCAGTGATCCGCTTCTTCATCTGCTGGAAAGCAATCCCGAGGCCCAGCGTGATCTGCTGGAGTTTCGCCACACCCTGGAAGCGTCCTGCGCCTATTACGCAGCGCTGCGCGCCACGGATGTCGATCGCGAGCGACTGACCGCGGCCTTTAATGAGCTGCAGGATTGCTACACGCGTCACGATGAAGTGAGTCGGGCGGAAGAGGGCGCGGCGGATGCGAAATTTCACCTGGCCATCGCCGAGGCCAGTCACAACGCGGTGTTGCTGCACACCATTCGCGGGCTGTTCGACCTGCTCAAGCGCAACGTGGTGACCAACATCGGCGGTATGTACAAACAGCGCACTGAAACCCGTGACATGCTGATCACGCAGCATCGGGAGTTGTACCTGGCGATTATCGAAGGAAGGGCAGAGCAGGCGCGGGAAGTCTCCAGTCGACACATTTTGTATGTGCAGGAAGTGCTGGAAGAGGTGCGTCAGGAAGTGCAGCGCATGGCCCGGGCGGAGCGGCGCAAGGGAATGTAGGTTGGTCGATGGGGACACTGTGGCGAGGGAGCTTGCTCCCGCTGGGGCGCGAAGCGGCCCCTTTAACCAGCCAACACAGATTCTACAGACAGAATATGTTTGCCGGATTGCGACTGCTGCGCAGCCGAGCGGGAGCAAGCTCCCTCGCCACAGGTCGAAGGAATTATTCTTCCTTGCCCTTGTTGCGCACCGCTCGCTGCAACTCGCGACCGGCGTCGCGTTCGCGTTCGGTATCACGCTTGTCGTATTCCTTCTTGCCCTTGCCCAGCGCAATCTCGCACTTGACCATGTGCTTGCTCCAGTACCAGGACAGGCACACGCAGGCGTAACCCTTTTGCTGCACGGCGGCGGCCAGCTTTTCCAGCTCGCGGCGGTTGAGCAGCAATTTACGGGTGCGCGTCGGATCAGCAATGACGTGGGTGCTGGCGGTCGTCAGGGGCGTAATGTGGCTGCCGAGCAGCCAGGCTTCCCCATCCTTGAGCAGTACATAACTGTCAACCAGCTGTAGCTTGCTCGCCCGCAGACTTTTTACTTCCCAGCCGGCCAGGACCAGACCAGCCTCGAACCGATGTTCGATGAAGTAATCGTGTCGCGCCTTTTTATTTTGCGCGATGGTCCCTGTTGGGTGTTTCTTCTGTTTAGCCATAGGGGCGGCATTATAGGGAGTTGCAAGCGAGTCGGCTACGGTGACGCAGCGTGCTTGAGCAGGTTGATTGAATCCCGGACAATGCGCCCTCTTTTTTCAATGCTTGGACGTGGTAACGATGTCGACAGACAAGGTTTCTGTCCACGGCAGTTGGGCTAGCCGCTGGGTCTTCATACTCGCCGCGACCGGTTCGGCCGTGGGCCTGGGTAGCATCTGGAAGTTCCCGTACATGGTCGGGGTCTACGGCGGCGGTGCGTTTGTGTTGATGTTCCTGGCCTGTATCGCACTGATCGGTGTACCGGTCATGCTGGCGGAAACCCTGATCGGCCGGCGCGCCCGGCAAAGTCCGGCCAACGCCTTGAAGGTGCTGGCGCTGGAGGCGGGGCATTCGGGAAAGTGGTCCTGGGGCGCTTTCGCCGGGATGATCACGGCGCTGCTGATCCTGTCTTTCTATAGCGTTGTCGGCGGCTGGTCGCTGGATTACATCATCGACATGGGGCGCGGCGATTTCCAGGGTGTAACGCCCGATCAGGTTGGCGCTTACTTTGGCAAGGTGATCGCCGATCCATGGCGCCTGACACTTTGGCACACGATTTTTATGCTGCTGTCCGCCATTGTGATCGCCAAAGGCGTCGTCGCCGGGCTTGAACGCAGCCTGCGCATCATGATGCCGTTGCTCTTTGTGATGATTCTGGTGCTGCTGGGTTACAGCATGACCACCGGCCATTTCATGGAAGGCGTGCATTTCATGTTCGACTTCCACCCGGAAAAAGTCCTCGACGGCTTGCTGCCCGCCATGGGGCATGCGTTCTTCTCCCTCAGCGTGGGTGTGGGTTCGATCATGATCTACGGCGCTTACATGCCAAAGGACTCGTCGATTTCAGGCACCGTCGTCGGAGTAGCGCTGCTCGATACCTTTGTTTCTCTCGTGGCCGGCCTGGCGTTGTTTCCAATAGTGTTTGCTGCCGGCCTGAATCCAAGTGAAGGCCCTGGTCTGATGTTCGTCAGCCTGCCATTTGCCTTTGGTAACGTAGCGTTCGGCCAGTTGATGGGCGTAGTGTTCTTCGTGCTGGTCGCGATTGCAGCCTGGAGTTCGGCTATTTCGTTGCTGGAGCCGATGGTGGCTTACCTGGTTGAACGTACTAAAGTCAGTCGCGCCTGGGTGACATTCTGGCTGGCGTTTACGTGCTGGTTTGTCGGTCTGGGCACGGTGTTTTCCTTCAATATCTGGAAGGAAGCCAAGTTTTTCGTGAACGAAGGCGGGATGTTCCATCTCTATCAATGGGGTGCGGCCGGCGGCCTGGATTTCTTTGGGGTGATCGATTTCTTTACCTCGCGGATCA
This genomic window contains:
- a CDS encoding GntR family transcriptional regulator; translated protein: MGFDQIRQRRLSDDIVEQLEGMILEGTLKAGERLPAERALAEQFGVSRPSLREAIQKLAAKGLLVSRQGGGNYVVESLGTTFSDPLLHLLESNPEAQRDLLEFRHTLEASCAYYAALRATDVDRERLTAAFNELQDCYTRHDEVSRAEEGAADAKFHLAIAEASHNAVLLHTIRGLFDLLKRNVVTNIGGMYKQRTETRDMLITQHRELYLAIIEGRAEQAREVSSRHILYVQEVLEEVRQEVQRMARAERRKGM
- the smpB gene encoding SsrA-binding protein SmpB, with the translated sequence MAKQKKHPTGTIAQNKKARHDYFIEHRFEAGLVLAGWEVKSLRASKLQLVDSYVLLKDGEAWLLGSHITPLTTASTHVIADPTRTRKLLLNRRELEKLAAAVQQKGYACVCLSWYWSKHMVKCEIALGKGKKEYDKRDTERERDAGRELQRAVRNKGKEE
- a CDS encoding sodium-dependent transporter; this translates as MSTDKVSVHGSWASRWVFILAATGSAVGLGSIWKFPYMVGVYGGGAFVLMFLACIALIGVPVMLAETLIGRRARQSPANALKVLALEAGHSGKWSWGAFAGMITALLILSFYSVVGGWSLDYIIDMGRGDFQGVTPDQVGAYFGKVIADPWRLTLWHTIFMLLSAIVIAKGVVAGLERSLRIMMPLLFVMILVLLGYSMTTGHFMEGVHFMFDFHPEKVLDGLLPAMGHAFFSLSVGVGSIMIYGAYMPKDSSISGTVVGVALLDTFVSLVAGLALFPIVFAAGLNPSEGPGLMFVSLPFAFGNVAFGQLMGVVFFVLVAIAAWSSAISLLEPMVAYLVERTKVSRAWVTFWLAFTCWFVGLGTVFSFNIWKEAKFFVNEGGMFHLYQWGAAGGLDFFGVIDFFTSRIMLPLGGLCFVVFAGWVMGREAVRDELSIRSPMLFTLSLFLMRYVAPIGILVVFAAQLWK